ATGTTCACAATAATAAATCTTGATTAGTATGTTTTCAGGAGCTTTATGTAttgattcatttgttttataaagCTCTTTTCACACTTGCAAACCATTATGTGGAAAATATGTTCAAAAGCGTTAAAAACACATGATAATttgtaatgtatttatgtaatttacaaATTCTCAACTCTGAACACAGTTTCCATGTGTTTTCATAAtttccatatttttttataagAACTGTTCTGATTTTAGTTTTCTACCATGGTTGCTCATaatcattttctaaaaatactgtaaaccagcatacacacacatctttaaTGGTATAGAGTCTTTCATGACCTACTTCAGACGAGCATATGAAGTTAtgggcatttctgtgtgtgaaggCCCAGGGTGGTAACAGGTGCCTTAAAAATGGGCTTTGCAAACAGCTCGGCCTTAAAATTAGATAAATATGGGCAAGTCTTAGCTTAGCATGTTATCATGCTGGTATTTGTATGACTTTAGTATTAAACATAAAGTACATTGTCAGTACAGAAACATACAGATCTGCAGGACAAAAGTCATATCAAAATGATGCATTATTGTCCTTATTAATTGTCACCTCTCTTGATCTGGGTAAACTTACCTTCCTTACAGAAAACTGAAGAACAGCTGGATTCAGGTTTGTAGGTAAACCACGTCTATTTCTGGAACTACATTCTTGACTTTTATCCAAATGAGTTTGTCGCCTCCAGACCCTTGACAGCTTTGTCTAAAATTTATCTTAATGTTATCCGTGTGGCGACCTCAGTGTGCCCTGGATACTGCAGCTGTCAGGAGGATTATTAggaaatacacacaagcacagaaacTACATAGACCTTTTGTCTTTGACTGATAGTTGTGATTTTGGTCCTTTAATCCAGTTCAGTTTGGATGTCCTTACAAAACGTGAGTGTGACACCCAGCACTATAATGTACAATGACCTTGTAAGTTATGGCCCTGAGatattaaaaccaaaacaataaacataacaAGGTACAATTGGCTACATTCTGAAAATACTGTGTACTGTTTCACTTCAGTACAACTGTATGACATTACAGgtacacagagaaagaaatacTGTCATTTTCAGCAAATGAAACCTTTCATTAATAACTAAATGTGTTTCATTGTTCTTGGTTTGTCAAATTCTGCTTATAAATCTAACCAAATATGACAAACTCAGGTggctttttaaagaaatgtctgAATATGTCTAATAAATAGAACTGGAAAGAGAGATAGAGCAACAGGTGACCATTGGACCCTGCATATGGGTTGATAAACACCTGTTCAGTTTCAGGggtgtaaaatgcaaaaaaaaaaaaaaaaaaaagatgaagtgtTTGTGGACTGATAGTAGTGGAAACATAAATCTGTTCACACAGTCAAACTGTGGGGACCCAATGTTCTTAAAGGGACATGGAAACAAGTCCCCGATGTAAATGATTAAATTTTAGGGTGAAGACTTGGTGGGTTGAGGTCAGGTTAAGGGTTAGagttaggcaagtagtggttatggtaaactttgtgtgtgtgtgtgtgtgtgtctgtgtctgtgtgtttgtgtgtgtgtgtgtgcgatgGGAGGGGTGAGGAGAGAAAGCAAGTCATATAAATCATTATACATATCTGTTAAGCTGGACACATTCCACAGTGGCAGAGCAGACACCACACTTCCTCACTGACTGTCTCTCACACCAAAATCACATGTTCTGACTGCGAGAACAAACTTCACTGACCAAAAACGCGGAGACCTGGATTCATTTTGGTTGTACTGCTGGACTGAGGAGGGGTCATGGATCCGATTGTGGAGGTAGTAGCTTTCTTTTTGGGCTTCATTGGATGGTTGATGGTGGGTATCTCCTTGGCGAACCGGTACTGGAAGTCCTCCACCGTTGATGGCAACGTCATCACCACCTCCACCATCTATGAAAACCTGTGGATGTCATGTGCGACTGATTCGACTGGGGTTCATAACTGCAGGGAGTTTCCTTCGCTGCTTGCTTTGGGTGGTATGTTGTACTGGAATAAATCATTAACATTATATATAACCTTTAAATTTTGACGTGCAAAGCATCAATTATAGTCCAATTTCACTTAAAAATAGttggagaaacaggtggaaacTAATTATACAATGCAATCTGCCTGTTAAAAGACAGTTTCAGCATTTTATAGGATTATACACATCCTGAACTTTTACTCTAATATCAAATCTTACAAACTGGCCAAAATCTAAAGACTGAGACAGGTGAGAAGTAACAGGTGGTGAAATCAGTGCTGAGTTTGTCCGCTTTCACGCTTTCTCAAGGTTACATCCAGGCGTCTCGTGCCTTGATGATCACCTCAATAGTGTTGGGTACCTTTGGACTGGTGGCAGCTCTGATAGGAATACAGTGCTCGAAGGCTGGAGGGGAAAACCACGTTCTGAAAGGAAGGATTGCTGGCACAGCTGGAGTCCTGTTCATACTTCAAGGTAACAATgtaataaagtgtttttaagGAGTTAAATGAGTGAGATTGGGTCCAAAATCCAGAAAATGTATGTTATTCTTAATCTGTTTTGTACTGGCACTACCCTATAAACAGTTTTACTgaactaataaataaatgatctaTTCATTTCTTCCCGGCTTGCTGCAAGACTCTGGACCTGTGTGTAACTGACAGCTTCCCcacagctttttcaagaattaataaatatttgttggCTCTTCTTCTGTCAAAAGGTTTGTGCACAATGGTTTCAGTGTCCTGGTACGCCTTCAACATCACTCAGGAGTTCTTTGACCCTTTCTATCCTGGGATAAGGTAATATGCTGCTGGTGGAGGTGGAATAAACAGGTAAAATGCAGCTCACGTGAGTGTTGGCTGACTGTGCTCCGCTGCGTGTTGCAGGTATGAAATAGGAGAAGGGCTTTACATCGGCTGGTGCTCTGCTGTGCTGGCCATCGCCGGAGGAGCCTGTCTCACCTGCTCCTGCTTAACGGGCAAAGATGAGAAACGGTAAGTTAGTGATCCCTCATGTGCATTAGTTCACCGTGTGCATTAACTGATTTTCAGttctcaaatgtgaatgttAATGAGGGGTTAAACAAATGTTGTAAATCTTAAAAGTTGcctttgaaaataaacaaataattttaaaaagaaatgaacataTGTCTGCATAGATAAACTCATAAATACATGTACCACGTGAATTGGGAATTGAATagatttattattaatatttgtttgtttgtatttaggCTTGAcgtgtattttcatgtttgacAAATCTTTTGTAATTTACATAtacatgtaataaatatatacgTGTTCATATTGAACACAAAGGACAGATACAGCGCGTGTAAAGAGCGTGCGTTCAGAGTGCCAGTGTGCCATTTTTGTGCCATTTTACGCGCCCTGTTAACGCGCGTTTATTCCATTTCTCTAATCCATGAACAGACAGCTTGTGTACAGCTAGTTGGTGTTACTGGGAGTTGTAGTCTTTCTTCCTTGAATAACTGATTTCTGATTTGTGGACATAAAGTGATTTAGACTTCTAACCGGTATGGATGATGTCTTTTGCAGAACGTTGCCCTATCACAGCAGGGGAACTGTATACTCTGGAGCTGCGCCAACCAGGAGCCTGGCTGCTAGTACTTATGAACGAAATGCCTACGTTTAATAGGATAACAGGACATGAAAAGAGAAAGTTGTTGATGTGGGGTCTTCagttttttcttattgttgCATCTCGCGTGTAtttgtgttctgttttgtttttcatttttgaagcTTTTTGTCCAAACAAGCTAAATTGGATCAAAACAGGAAATAGCACAGCACCACTGAACTGTATGTAATGACAATatccattttatattttgtggaATTGCATTGAAATGATGACATTTAGGTTGTAAATGTTCTAAGTTAAGCTACGCTGTCACAAACTGTATGCTTGTTAGGATTTTATGGATTTCCTGAAGGTTTTAAATCCATGTGTCTTCTGTTCAGCCCAAAACAGGAAATTAGATATAATTTTAtgattattataaaattatattatattataggcaaattaacatatttatatttacatatttcaaatttaaaataccAAGAACgaataagaaaaacactgctTTGGCTTAATTTATCAGCGTAGTACTTGACAAAataggcttttttaaaaataaaatcaaagttttTGAACGGACGTGGCTTgggattttcacagtaaaagcccCTTTGTGTCTGTTCTAGCGGGATGCTGGCATGTGTATCCCATGGTCGTGTTTTGACTGTTTGCAATACATGCACATTTCATGCGCGTACTGGACTAAAGACACTAAAAACAGACAGTCTACCTGTGTAGGGGAGTCTGTGCAGGCAGCAGGCGGACTAACacacttcttcctcttctttcattTAATGATCTGCATACATGCTTAAAAAGGGAAGGTCAGGCGTGTTAAtccagaaatgtgtgtgtattgttttgttgttttgtatagTTTTGTAGATATAGTATCTTTGTTCCTCCTTGTTTTTTAACAATTGcacacaataaaatgtgaattatttgaattattattatattaaaggTTTGTGCTGAGTGAAGAAAAAGTGAGAATGAATTCAAACCTGCTCTTGAGCGTGTTATTTCACAGAAACAGGggaatatatttatatagtggTGCTGCAGGGCATCTTTTCCCTGTAGTAAAAATCAGCTGCTGCCTGTTCACTTGGTTCTGCATCTATTTACATTAAACCGTCTATAATGAGTTATTAGTGAGAGTAATTTCCTGCCCTGTGGGGATGTCAGAGTTCACACCACCTGCCTGGCCTAAAATAGTCTCTCCAATGAGAGGAGCCCACGTTTCTGGACGAACACGGATGTGCGCCGTGTGGACCAACCACAGAAATGTAGGGCAAAAAGGGAGGGGACGAAAATAGCCGTGTCCGACAGGTTTCGTTTACAAAGTGTAGAGACCGAGGATGCTTTTTAAGCTCAAATAAAACCCCGTCACTACAGCTTCAGGTGGGGAAACGCTGTTAAACGCTTACATTTTGGGGGAACCTTTCATTGGCGTGCCTCATTTCCACACGGAAGACTGTCAGACCGGGACCGTAAATATAACTGTCGTAGCTGCTCTTCGGGTGCGTTATGGGGGAAACGATGAGGGTTTAAACAGGAATATCGGCGTTTTAGTGAAATAATAGTTACTGTTCACTCGACGTGAAAGCGGTTCAGTTTTCTGGGTGAATGAATTCAGGGATGGAGTCGTGTCGGCGGACACTGTGCTCCCTGTCACTGCTCTGTGTCATCCTGGACCTCCAGCTGGACGGTAAGGCGGACTTTACAAGTCTTAGACGTGTTTACAAGTGGTCCTCAAAACCAGGACACACGTTTCCAGACATTTAAgtcttgtttgttgttgtctctTTCCCAAACTGTCAGAGGAGCGTCAGGTTACCTTAGGTCCCgctctccaaaataaaagtctctgCAATATCCTTATTGTAATATAGAAAAGGTCAAAccaataaaacttttttttttattttatattctatattttatttatagtttatttattttatatatgttttattagAACAAAGTGATTTGGGTTATGCAGATTGGTTAAAAAAAGAGTACGGTGGGGCCAAGAATTACATACTTACTGTTTATAAATTGGTTCATTATATATTACAACAAATGCGAGGAAATTTCTGGGTTTTGTCCCATCAACAGTCCAGAAATATTGAAATTACAAAGATTTACAACCACAGAAAAGTGGTTAATGCCTTATtgtgaaaagcagaaaacacttTTTGGTAATTTCTTCtaaaatgtgcttgtgtgttttgagTTGCTGACCTGGACTAGTTGTGTTCTGATGGCTGTGATTTGAAAAGAAATgttaatctgaaaaaaaaagcctgacagacagacagacttaaAAATGAGCTACATCATGATCTGCTGTTAAAATTTcgctgctgcttttcttcagtAATTTATTTCTAGTGAAACTCACGCACAGTTTTATGTTACAGGTGTCTTAGGGGCGACTCATGTCGAGATCGAGCACCACTTGGAGATGGGCCGTAAGCTTTTGGCAGCCGGTCAGCTGGCTGAAGCCTTGTCCCACTACCACTCCGCTGTGGGTAAGGTTACACACATGGCCGTGCAgacatactgacacacacatttacttgTATATTCTCGTCACTGGCTGACATTTTGAATCTGTATCTTTGCACTAATAACATCTGTCTCCTTCATACTTCGCAAAATCGTGTCTTTCGTTACACTCAAGAAAGACGTGTTTTTGTTGTCGGTAGCCTTAAATCTGTTTCCCTGATAAAAAGAAATTTCAAGTGTTTTTCACATTTCCCAGAGGGAGACTCTAAGAATTACCTGACCTACTACAAGCGAGCCGCAGTGTTCCTGGCCATGGGAAAATCCAAATCTGCTCTGCCAGACCTGACCAGAGCCATCCAGCTGAAGCCTGACTTCCTGGCTGTACGTTCACCTGATCACAACCACAAAAACTAGTAGAAAATTGatcatttttgatattttgtgtctctCCTACTACTTCTCCTATTGTCATCATGTCACCTGATCATTTCACTTAAATTTCAGGCCAGGTTGCAGAGGGGGAATATTCTTTTAAAGCAGGGCAACACGCAGGAGGCCAGGGAGGACTTTGAAGCAGTGGTAAGTGGAGTGaccttcttcttttttcagtcCTAAATCACTGCTTGTGTCTTTAAGTGTTTtgccaaataaaacaaagttcAAGAAGAAATCCACCTTTGTTTCAGCTCCAACGCTCCCCAGACCACGAAGAAGCCCACGATCAGCTGATGAAAGCAAatgagctggaggagctgcaggaggaggcCCATGCTGCATACCACCAAGGGGACTACAGCACTACCATCACTGTTCTGGAGAGAGTTATAGAGGTGTGTGTGAGCTCTGCAGTGGGGCCTACACAGGGAGAATCCTAATGGGAGGGTGTAGGTTTGCAAGCTGGAGTTTGCTTTTCAAGGTCTTCTGAAATAAAGATGTTTCATTCCTTATCTGAGttgttacattattattttttctggGAAGTTAAATTAGTTTCTTGACTCTTTCTTTAGATCTCCCCATGGGATCCTGCGTCACGTGAACTTCGTGCAGATTGTTACATCCGAATGGGAGATCCGCAGAAGGCCATCCAGGATTTGACACCGACCACAAGGCTTCGGAACGACAATCGTGCTGCTTTCCTGAAGCTCAGCTTGCTACACTACAGCCTCGGAGAGCACCACGAGTCACTCAAGTGAGCTTTGCAATCTACTCAGCAGAGACATGCAAATTAGGATGATTTTCATTTTGAGAGCATCTCTCTCACCATGTTGTTTTGAAGGATTATCTCCTCACTCTCCATTTtttgctc
The window above is part of the Mastacembelus armatus chromosome 18, fMasArm1.2, whole genome shotgun sequence genome. Proteins encoded here:
- the cldn15a gene encoding claudin-15a, coding for MDPIVEVVAFFLGFIGWLMVGISLANRYWKSSTVDGNVITTSTIYENLWMSCATDSTGVHNCREFPSLLALGGYIQASRALMITSIVLGTFGLVAALIGIQCSKAGGENHVLKGRIAGTAGVLFILQGLCTMVSVSWYAFNITQEFFDPFYPGIRYEIGEGLYIGWCSAVLAIAGGACLTCSCLTGKDEKRTLPYHSRGTVYSGAAPTRSLAASTYERNAYV